In Dromiciops gliroides isolate mDroGli1 chromosome 5, mDroGli1.pri, whole genome shotgun sequence, the following are encoded in one genomic region:
- the MGAT3 gene encoding beta-1,4-mannosyl-glycoprotein 4-beta-N-acetylglucosaminyltransferase isoform X3, whose amino-acid sequence MKMRRHKLFLTLCMAGLCLISFLHFLKALSYVTFPRELASLSPNLVANFLWNNAPITPQASPEPGGAVGPELLRTPLYSHSPLLQPLPPMGATEELHRLEFVLPEDRTEYFVRTKAGGVCFKPGTKMLEKPTAGQPEETVEAGDSSVSGGSARRPLAVGNWLTRGKGMKRRKWVECVCLPGWHGPSCGVPTVVQYSNLPTKERLVPRETPRRVINAINVNHEFDLLDVRFHELGDVVDAFVVCESNFTAYGEPRPLKFREMLRNGSYEYIRHKVLYVFLDHFPPGGRQDGWIADDYLRTFLTQDGISRLRNLRPDDVFIIDDADEIPARDGVLFLKLYDGWTEPFAFHMRKSLYGFFWKQPGTLEVVSGCTIDMLLTVYGTDGILLRRRQYYTMPGFRQYENRTGHILVQWSLGSPLHFAGWHCSWCFTPEGIYFKMVSAQNGDFPRWGDYEDKRDLNYIRELIRTGGWFDGTRQVYPPADPSEHMYAPKYLLRNYPRFHYLLDNPYRQTEGTVGAKDSVRGVDGGGPGPEGAAARAAQAGEI is encoded by the coding sequence ATGAAGATGAGACGTCATAAACTCTTTCTGACTCTGTGTATGGCTGGCCTCTGCCTCATCTCCTTCCTGCACTTCCTTAAAGCCTTGTCCTATGTCACCTTCCCCCGGGAACTGGCCTCCCTCAGCCCCAACCTGGTAGCCAACTTCTTGTGGAACAATGCCCCTATCACACCTCAAGCCAGCCCAGAGCCTGGGGGAGCTGTCGGTCCTGAGCTGCTCAGAACTCCTCTCTATTCCCACTCACCCCTACTGCAGCCCCTGCCCCCGATGGGGGCCACTGAAGAACTCCACCGGTTGGAATTTGTGCTGCCTGAGGACAGGACAGAGTATTTTGTCCGCACCAAAGCTGGCGGGGTCTGCTTCAAGCCAGGTACCAAGATGTTGGAGAAGCCCACAGCAGGACAGCCAGAGGAGACAGTTGAGGCTGGAGACAGCTCTGTCTCTGGGGGTTCAGCCCGACGCCCACTGGCAGTTGGAAACTGGCTGACTAGGGGGAAGGGGATGAAACGGCGGAAGTGGGTGGAATGTGTGTGTCTGCCCGGCTGGCACGGGCCAAGCTGTGGGGTACCCACCGTGGTGCAGTACTCAAACCTGCCCACCAAGGAGCGCCTGGTGCCCCGGGAGACCCCACGGCGGGTCATCAACGCCATCAACGTCAACCATGAGTTTGACCTGCTGGATGTGCGGTTCCACGAGCTGGGGGATGTGGTCGACGCCTTTGTGGTCTGCGAGTCCAACTTCACTGCCTATGGAGAACCGAGGCCTCTCAAGTTCCGAGAGATGCTCCGGAACGGTAGCTACGAGTACATCCGCCACAAGGTGCTCTACGTCTTCTTGGACCACTTCCCACCAGGGGGCCGCCAAGACGGATGGATCGCCGACGACTATCTTCGGACCTTCCTGACACAGGATGGCATATCCCGCCTGCGCAACCTTCGCCCGGACGACGTCTTCATCATCGACGATGCCGACGAGATTCCTGCCCGGGACGGCGTCCTCTTCCTCAAGCTCTATGACGGCTGGACCGAGCCCTTTGCTTTCCACATGCGCAAATCGCTCTACGGTTTCTTTTGGAAGCAGCCTGGCACCCTGGAAGTGGTGTCGGGCTGCACAATAGACATGCTGCTGACCGTCTATGGCACAGACGGGATCCTCCTGCGAAGGCGGCAGTACTACACTATGCCAGGCTTCCGTCAGTACGAGAACCGCACGGGCCACATCCTGGTGCAGTGGTCCTTGGGCAGCCCACTCCACTTCGCAGGCTGGCATTGCTCCTGGTGTTTCACCCCTGAGGGCATTTACTTCAAGATGGTGTCGGCCCAGAACGGCGACTTCCCCCGCTGGGGTGACTATGAAGACAAGCGGGACCTCAACTACATAAGGGAGCTGATCCGCACAGGGGGCTGGTTTGACGGCACTCGGCAAGTATACCCTCCCGCCGACCCCAGCGAACACATGTATGCCCCCAAGTACCTGCTGAGGAACTACCCACGATTCCACTACCTGCTGGACAATCCCTATCGTCAAACTGAGGGAACAGTGGGTGCAAAGGACAGCGTGAGGGGCGTTGATGGTGGTGGGCCTGGGCCCGAGGGAGCCGCAGCCAGGGCAGCACAGGCAGGGGAAATCTGA
- the MGAT3 gene encoding beta-1,4-mannosyl-glycoprotein 4-beta-N-acetylglucosaminyltransferase isoform X2 translates to MGTRMEPILFQNLSTRHWTPGSGAGRDLRMKMRRHKLFLTLCMAGLCLISFLHFLKALSYVTFPRELASLSPNLVANFLWNNAPITPQASPEPGGAVGPELLRTPLYSHSPLLQPLPPMGATEELHRLEFVLPEDRTEYFVRTKAGGVCFKPGTKMLEKPTAGQPEETVEAGDSSVSGGSARRPLAVGNWLTRGKGMKRRKWVECVCLPGWHGPSCGVPTVVQYSNLPTKERLVPRETPRRVINAINVNHEFDLLDVRFHELGDVVDAFVVCESNFTAYGEPRPLKFREMLRNGSYEYIRHKVLYVFLDHFPPGGRQDGWIADDYLRTFLTQDGISRLRNLRPDDVFIIDDADEIPARDGVLFLKLYDGWTEPFAFHMRKSLYGFFWKQPGTLEVVSGCTIDMLLTVYGTDGILLRRRQYYTMPGFRQYENRTGHILVQWSLGSPLHFAGWHCSWCFTPEGIYFKMVSAQNGDFPRWGDYEDKRDLNYIRELIRTGGWFDGTRQVYPPADPSEHMYAPKYLLRNYPRFHYLLDNPYRQTEGTVGAKDSVRGVDGGGPGPEGAAARAAQAGEI, encoded by the exons ATGGGGACCAGAATGGAGCCCATCTTGTTCCAAAATCTGAGCACTCGTCATTGGACTCCTGgttctggagctggaagggacctcag GATGAAGATGAGACGTCATAAACTCTTTCTGACTCTGTGTATGGCTGGCCTCTGCCTCATCTCCTTCCTGCACTTCCTTAAAGCCTTGTCCTATGTCACCTTCCCCCGGGAACTGGCCTCCCTCAGCCCCAACCTGGTAGCCAACTTCTTGTGGAACAATGCCCCTATCACACCTCAAGCCAGCCCAGAGCCTGGGGGAGCTGTCGGTCCTGAGCTGCTCAGAACTCCTCTCTATTCCCACTCACCCCTACTGCAGCCCCTGCCCCCGATGGGGGCCACTGAAGAACTCCACCGGTTGGAATTTGTGCTGCCTGAGGACAGGACAGAGTATTTTGTCCGCACCAAAGCTGGCGGGGTCTGCTTCAAGCCAGGTACCAAGATGTTGGAGAAGCCCACAGCAGGACAGCCAGAGGAGACAGTTGAGGCTGGAGACAGCTCTGTCTCTGGGGGTTCAGCCCGACGCCCACTGGCAGTTGGAAACTGGCTGACTAGGGGGAAGGGGATGAAACGGCGGAAGTGGGTGGAATGTGTGTGTCTGCCCGGCTGGCACGGGCCAAGCTGTGGGGTACCCACCGTGGTGCAGTACTCAAACCTGCCCACCAAGGAGCGCCTGGTGCCCCGGGAGACCCCACGGCGGGTCATCAACGCCATCAACGTCAACCATGAGTTTGACCTGCTGGATGTGCGGTTCCACGAGCTGGGGGATGTGGTCGACGCCTTTGTGGTCTGCGAGTCCAACTTCACTGCCTATGGAGAACCGAGGCCTCTCAAGTTCCGAGAGATGCTCCGGAACGGTAGCTACGAGTACATCCGCCACAAGGTGCTCTACGTCTTCTTGGACCACTTCCCACCAGGGGGCCGCCAAGACGGATGGATCGCCGACGACTATCTTCGGACCTTCCTGACACAGGATGGCATATCCCGCCTGCGCAACCTTCGCCCGGACGACGTCTTCATCATCGACGATGCCGACGAGATTCCTGCCCGGGACGGCGTCCTCTTCCTCAAGCTCTATGACGGCTGGACCGAGCCCTTTGCTTTCCACATGCGCAAATCGCTCTACGGTTTCTTTTGGAAGCAGCCTGGCACCCTGGAAGTGGTGTCGGGCTGCACAATAGACATGCTGCTGACCGTCTATGGCACAGACGGGATCCTCCTGCGAAGGCGGCAGTACTACACTATGCCAGGCTTCCGTCAGTACGAGAACCGCACGGGCCACATCCTGGTGCAGTGGTCCTTGGGCAGCCCACTCCACTTCGCAGGCTGGCATTGCTCCTGGTGTTTCACCCCTGAGGGCATTTACTTCAAGATGGTGTCGGCCCAGAACGGCGACTTCCCCCGCTGGGGTGACTATGAAGACAAGCGGGACCTCAACTACATAAGGGAGCTGATCCGCACAGGGGGCTGGTTTGACGGCACTCGGCAAGTATACCCTCCCGCCGACCCCAGCGAACACATGTATGCCCCCAAGTACCTGCTGAGGAACTACCCACGATTCCACTACCTGCTGGACAATCCCTATCGTCAAACTGAGGGAACAGTGGGTGCAAAGGACAGCGTGAGGGGCGTTGATGGTGGTGGGCCTGGGCCCGAGGGAGCCGCAGCCAGGGCAGCACAGGCAGGGGAAATCTGA
- the MGAT3 gene encoding beta-1,4-mannosyl-glycoprotein 4-beta-N-acetylglucosaminyltransferase isoform X1, producing the protein MKTFLVIGIVQKGKGYLGREWLPVHWLPVHRRLDSLLEEILPRRLLLRMKMRRHKLFLTLCMAGLCLISFLHFLKALSYVTFPRELASLSPNLVANFLWNNAPITPQASPEPGGAVGPELLRTPLYSHSPLLQPLPPMGATEELHRLEFVLPEDRTEYFVRTKAGGVCFKPGTKMLEKPTAGQPEETVEAGDSSVSGGSARRPLAVGNWLTRGKGMKRRKWVECVCLPGWHGPSCGVPTVVQYSNLPTKERLVPRETPRRVINAINVNHEFDLLDVRFHELGDVVDAFVVCESNFTAYGEPRPLKFREMLRNGSYEYIRHKVLYVFLDHFPPGGRQDGWIADDYLRTFLTQDGISRLRNLRPDDVFIIDDADEIPARDGVLFLKLYDGWTEPFAFHMRKSLYGFFWKQPGTLEVVSGCTIDMLLTVYGTDGILLRRRQYYTMPGFRQYENRTGHILVQWSLGSPLHFAGWHCSWCFTPEGIYFKMVSAQNGDFPRWGDYEDKRDLNYIRELIRTGGWFDGTRQVYPPADPSEHMYAPKYLLRNYPRFHYLLDNPYRQTEGTVGAKDSVRGVDGGGPGPEGAAARAAQAGEI; encoded by the exons ATGAAAACATTCCTGGTTATTGGAATTGTCCAAAAGGGAAAAGGCTATCTGGGAAGGGAATGGCTTCCTGTTCACTGGCTTCCTGTTCACCGGAGGCTGGATAGCTTGTTGGAAGAGATACTGCCGAGGAGATTACTACTCAG GATGAAGATGAGACGTCATAAACTCTTTCTGACTCTGTGTATGGCTGGCCTCTGCCTCATCTCCTTCCTGCACTTCCTTAAAGCCTTGTCCTATGTCACCTTCCCCCGGGAACTGGCCTCCCTCAGCCCCAACCTGGTAGCCAACTTCTTGTGGAACAATGCCCCTATCACACCTCAAGCCAGCCCAGAGCCTGGGGGAGCTGTCGGTCCTGAGCTGCTCAGAACTCCTCTCTATTCCCACTCACCCCTACTGCAGCCCCTGCCCCCGATGGGGGCCACTGAAGAACTCCACCGGTTGGAATTTGTGCTGCCTGAGGACAGGACAGAGTATTTTGTCCGCACCAAAGCTGGCGGGGTCTGCTTCAAGCCAGGTACCAAGATGTTGGAGAAGCCCACAGCAGGACAGCCAGAGGAGACAGTTGAGGCTGGAGACAGCTCTGTCTCTGGGGGTTCAGCCCGACGCCCACTGGCAGTTGGAAACTGGCTGACTAGGGGGAAGGGGATGAAACGGCGGAAGTGGGTGGAATGTGTGTGTCTGCCCGGCTGGCACGGGCCAAGCTGTGGGGTACCCACCGTGGTGCAGTACTCAAACCTGCCCACCAAGGAGCGCCTGGTGCCCCGGGAGACCCCACGGCGGGTCATCAACGCCATCAACGTCAACCATGAGTTTGACCTGCTGGATGTGCGGTTCCACGAGCTGGGGGATGTGGTCGACGCCTTTGTGGTCTGCGAGTCCAACTTCACTGCCTATGGAGAACCGAGGCCTCTCAAGTTCCGAGAGATGCTCCGGAACGGTAGCTACGAGTACATCCGCCACAAGGTGCTCTACGTCTTCTTGGACCACTTCCCACCAGGGGGCCGCCAAGACGGATGGATCGCCGACGACTATCTTCGGACCTTCCTGACACAGGATGGCATATCCCGCCTGCGCAACCTTCGCCCGGACGACGTCTTCATCATCGACGATGCCGACGAGATTCCTGCCCGGGACGGCGTCCTCTTCCTCAAGCTCTATGACGGCTGGACCGAGCCCTTTGCTTTCCACATGCGCAAATCGCTCTACGGTTTCTTTTGGAAGCAGCCTGGCACCCTGGAAGTGGTGTCGGGCTGCACAATAGACATGCTGCTGACCGTCTATGGCACAGACGGGATCCTCCTGCGAAGGCGGCAGTACTACACTATGCCAGGCTTCCGTCAGTACGAGAACCGCACGGGCCACATCCTGGTGCAGTGGTCCTTGGGCAGCCCACTCCACTTCGCAGGCTGGCATTGCTCCTGGTGTTTCACCCCTGAGGGCATTTACTTCAAGATGGTGTCGGCCCAGAACGGCGACTTCCCCCGCTGGGGTGACTATGAAGACAAGCGGGACCTCAACTACATAAGGGAGCTGATCCGCACAGGGGGCTGGTTTGACGGCACTCGGCAAGTATACCCTCCCGCCGACCCCAGCGAACACATGTATGCCCCCAAGTACCTGCTGAGGAACTACCCACGATTCCACTACCTGCTGGACAATCCCTATCGTCAAACTGAGGGAACAGTGGGTGCAAAGGACAGCGTGAGGGGCGTTGATGGTGGTGGGCCTGGGCCCGAGGGAGCCGCAGCCAGGGCAGCACAGGCAGGGGAAATCTGA